One genomic window of Sphingobacterium oryzagri includes the following:
- a CDS encoding response regulator, translating to MKKYPIPANEAERLEKLASYDLIGLGKDPDLDVFAQAAGLMADCPVSLIAMMEKDEQAIQSCVGLSLDRVDRKLTVCQYTIMTDEMLVIPDTLQDERTADNPLIQEGKIRFYAGLPLLDEDAVALGTLCVIDFEPKTLSAKQVDSLKKLAEAVTRNLLAKKRRIQASYYGEIFKLTKNIICVLDTSFIVKDVNPAFESSFALTKMSVIGRPYTALIGDEAVVDNSMLTGLLVNKAGLQFITTTTKSDGSTLVVDWYLRYHEASQEVFGFGRNITSEREKKEKLERSERRFRNFFEHAIGLMSIHDMDGNILSVNEKGRNLLQYSEEEVRQLNLTQLVPEHHIPMLKQYLDRIKVQGEDSGMMVLQGKDNQEIYWLYQNMLERDENDKPYVMSTALNMTDRIKLERDLLYTKKILEQTNAVARVGGWEVDFEKSTVYWSESAKDVHGVDSDFNPDFETAFQFFEEESQEKLRAIFSRARTAGESSDEELRIRKENGKHIWVRIKVIPEVEDGICKRVFGIIQDIDESKRLYLELARKEAMLQAFVHFVPASAAMFDRDLNFVLVSQQWINEFHKEEVNIINQNLYTLFPNAPEERRKIYNEALQGHPHKNTDLRIATDDHLEVQHYNWEVRPWMMADGSVGGIIILVQNITESVHFNEKLKEAKNLADLASRAKSEFLANMSHEIRTPLNGVIGFSDLLLKTPLNDIQKQYLNYINESGSSLLNIINDILDFSKIESGKLELFIDQFNLYDLGHQVINVVLYQAQRKEIELLLNMEQGLPAKIWIDESRIKQVLINLLGNAVKFTEQGEIELKVEKLASDEKNISLRFTVRDTGIGIPADKQQRIFDAFTQEDSSVSKRYGGTGLGLTISNNILRYMGSELSLESNLGKGSTFHFDITVAYEETAEELGDDLAIDRVLIVDDNQNNRIILQHMLAYRNIWSEQAANGMEALQLLMRGERFDVILMDYHMPILSGLETVEKIKELFARQGESIPLIVLHTSSEEHEVISTFQQQDHSFCLLKPIKSQELYATLRRVVQQKRDKSAAVATPHKAIKTNIYQNKLRVLLADDNQVNMALNVRMMRSLMPNALLVEVNDGAKAIERCKEVHFDLILMDVQMPAVDGIEATKTIRTLQNYANVPIIAVTAGNVFGERDECIAAGMTDFLPKPFRQHDLQQMLMKFFSFDDVTLSANDRFDEHVDRKVLDEQVGNDQNFRSFFLGLVLQEITTLANELAIASKTQDNARVKSLLHKLRGTAGTAGLFRLVKLTSHLEKNIDNIADYQPQIQDIQAEIAIAATLISAL from the coding sequence ATGAAAAAGTACCCTATTCCAGCCAATGAGGCGGAGCGGCTCGAAAAACTCGCATCCTATGATTTGATCGGTTTGGGAAAAGATCCCGACCTGGATGTATTTGCCCAAGCGGCAGGCTTGATGGCCGATTGTCCGGTATCGTTGATTGCTATGATGGAGAAAGATGAGCAAGCAATACAAAGCTGCGTCGGGCTGTCGCTGGATCGTGTAGATAGAAAACTGACCGTTTGCCAATATACCATTATGACCGACGAAATGTTGGTGATACCGGATACGTTACAGGACGAACGTACTGCTGATAATCCACTCATCCAGGAAGGAAAGATTCGATTTTATGCTGGCCTGCCCTTATTGGATGAAGATGCCGTGGCCTTGGGCACCCTTTGTGTAATCGATTTTGAACCAAAAACGTTATCAGCAAAACAAGTCGACTCCTTAAAAAAGCTTGCAGAAGCTGTAACCAGAAACCTGTTGGCAAAAAAACGCCGGATACAAGCGAGTTATTATGGTGAAATTTTCAAGCTGACAAAGAATATTATCTGTGTATTGGATACATCGTTCATCGTCAAAGATGTGAATCCGGCATTTGAATCGAGTTTCGCTCTGACAAAGATGTCCGTTATCGGGCGCCCATACACGGCGCTTATCGGCGATGAAGCGGTTGTAGATAACAGCATGCTGACTGGTTTATTGGTTAATAAAGCCGGATTACAATTTATTACCACTACAACAAAAAGCGATGGCAGTACACTTGTTGTGGATTGGTATCTGCGCTATCACGAAGCCAGCCAAGAGGTTTTTGGGTTCGGGCGTAACATAACCAGCGAACGCGAGAAAAAGGAAAAATTGGAACGATCTGAACGACGATTTCGTAATTTTTTCGAGCATGCCATTGGGCTGATGAGTATACATGATATGGACGGGAATATTCTTTCGGTCAATGAAAAGGGTCGAAACCTTTTGCAATATTCGGAAGAAGAAGTTCGGCAACTTAACTTAACGCAGCTCGTACCCGAGCATCATATCCCGATGTTGAAACAGTATCTGGATCGCATCAAAGTGCAAGGCGAAGATTCGGGCATGATGGTATTACAGGGAAAAGACAACCAGGAAATTTACTGGCTGTACCAGAATATGTTGGAGCGAGATGAAAATGACAAGCCCTACGTAATGAGTACTGCGCTCAATATGACAGATCGCATCAAATTGGAGCGCGATCTGCTCTACACAAAAAAAATATTGGAGCAAACGAATGCCGTGGCGCGCGTGGGTGGATGGGAAGTAGATTTCGAGAAAAGCACGGTATACTGGTCGGAGTCGGCTAAGGATGTACACGGGGTCGATAGCGACTTTAATCCTGATTTTGAAACGGCTTTCCAGTTTTTTGAAGAGGAAAGTCAGGAGAAATTGCGCGCTATTTTCAGTCGTGCCCGGACGGCGGGTGAATCGTCAGATGAAGAACTGCGCATTCGTAAGGAGAATGGAAAACATATCTGGGTGCGTATCAAAGTGATTCCGGAAGTAGAAGATGGAATCTGCAAACGGGTGTTTGGTATCATTCAGGATATCGATGAAAGCAAGCGTCTTTATTTGGAACTCGCTCGTAAAGAAGCGATGCTGCAGGCCTTTGTTCACTTTGTTCCCGCTTCGGCTGCAATGTTTGATCGCGATCTTAATTTTGTGTTGGTGAGTCAGCAATGGATTAACGAGTTTCATAAAGAAGAAGTGAACATCATTAACCAAAACTTGTACACGCTATTTCCGAATGCGCCGGAAGAACGAAGAAAAATCTATAACGAAGCGCTCCAAGGTCATCCTCATAAAAATACCGATTTACGCATTGCTACGGATGACCATCTTGAAGTGCAGCACTACAATTGGGAAGTGCGCCCCTGGATGATGGCCGACGGAAGTGTTGGCGGTATCATTATACTGGTGCAAAACATTACGGAATCAGTCCATTTCAACGAAAAACTTAAAGAAGCAAAAAATCTGGCCGATTTAGCCAGCAGAGCGAAATCAGAATTTTTAGCTAATATGAGTCATGAGATACGCACACCGCTGAATGGTGTTATCGGATTTTCTGATTTGCTGCTGAAAACGCCATTAAACGATATTCAGAAACAATACCTCAATTATATCAATGAGTCGGGCAGCAGCTTGCTCAACATTATCAACGATATCTTGGATTTTTCCAAAATTGAGTCTGGTAAGTTGGAGCTTTTTATCGATCAGTTTAATCTGTATGATTTAGGACACCAAGTGATCAATGTAGTGCTTTACCAGGCGCAGCGTAAGGAGATCGAGCTGCTGCTGAATATGGAGCAGGGCTTGCCCGCAAAGATATGGATTGATGAGTCGCGAATTAAGCAAGTGCTTATCAATTTGCTGGGCAATGCAGTAAAATTTACCGAGCAGGGAGAGATCGAGTTGAAAGTAGAGAAGCTAGCGTCGGATGAAAAAAACATTAGCTTGCGCTTCACCGTGCGCGATACCGGCATTGGCATTCCTGCGGATAAGCAACAACGTATTTTTGACGCCTTCACGCAAGAGGATAGCTCAGTAAGTAAACGATATGGCGGCACCGGACTTGGCCTAACCATTTCTAACAATATTTTGCGATACATGGGAAGCGAGCTCTCGTTGGAAAGCAATCTTGGAAAGGGATCTACTTTTCATTTTGATATCACGGTGGCGTATGAAGAGACTGCAGAAGAACTGGGCGACGATTTGGCGATAGACCGGGTCTTGATCGTGGACGATAATCAAAATAACCGGATTATCCTGCAGCATATGCTGGCCTACAGAAACATTTGGTCAGAACAGGCGGCCAACGGGATGGAAGCCTTGCAGTTGCTGATGCGTGGAGAGCGATTTGATGTGATCTTAATGGATTATCACATGCCTATATTATCGGGATTGGAAACCGTTGAAAAAATCAAGGAACTGTTTGCCCGGCAGGGCGAAAGTATTCCGTTAATTGTGCTGCATACGTCATCGGAGGAACATGAAGTTATTAGCACTTTTCAGCAACAAGACCATTCCTTTTGTTTGCTCAAACCAATTAAATCACAGGAGCTTTATGCCACATTACGGCGTGTGGTGCAGCAAAAACGCGACAAAAGTGCGGCTGTAGCAACGCCACATAAAGCGATTAAAACGAATATCTACCAAAATAAGCTTCGTGTATTACTGGCTGATGATAATCAGGTAAATATGGCCCTAAACGTACGCATGATGCGATCCTTAATGCCTAATGCATTGTTGGTGGAAGTCAATGATGGCGCCAAAGCGATTGAGCGCTGTAAAGAAGTACACTTTGATTTAATCTTGATGGATGTGCAGATGCCAGCGGTAGACGGGATCGAGGCCACCAAAACGATACGCACACTGCAAAATTATGCGAATGTGCCCATTATAGCCGTGACTGCTGGAAATGTTTTTGGCGAGCGAGACGAATGTATTGCAGCCGGCATGACAGATTTCTTGCCTAAACCATTCCGACAACATGATTTGCAACAGATGTTGATGAAGTTTTTTTCTTTCGATGATGTGACGCTGAGCGCAAATGATCGTTTTGATGAGCATGTTGACCGAAAGGTGCTCGATGAACAGGTCGGCAACGACCAAAATTTTCGTTCGTTTTTCCTAGGGCTCGTGCTGCAAGAAATTACAACACTTGCTAACGAATTGGCTATCGCTAGCAAAACGCAGGATAATGCACGTGTGAAGAGCTTGCTGCATAAATTGCGCGGCACAGCAGGTACAGCAGGTTTATTCAGATTGGTTAAATTAACTAGTCATCTGGAAAAAAATATCGACAACATTGCCGACTACCAACCACAGATTCAGGATATCCAGGCCGAGATTGCTATAGCGGCAACCTTGATTTCAGCGCTATAA
- a CDS encoding endonuclease/exonuclease/phosphatase family protein, giving the protein MIKHLIKSQILALLLSSFSLGIADLQAQDLKVGSYNIRYDNDGDRQNGNGWPSRLPVISSIIGQVDFDVFGAQEVLHHQLLQLDSLIGDDYAHVGIGRDDGKTKGEYAPIFYKKSKFTALENGVFWLSTTPEKPSTGWDAALPRICTWLHLEDKASKKRFWYFNLHMDHVGTKAREESCKLVLKKIQQMLKADEIAVLTGDFNVDQENPMYEILAGSVLLEDSYSAAAFRYAWNGTFNAFDANLFTKSRIDHVFVTKNVTVKKYAVLTDSYRSPKTIDKDIKKGDFPKELSFKDYMVRLPSDHFPVVVDLYLH; this is encoded by the coding sequence ATGATAAAACATTTGATAAAAAGCCAGATTCTGGCGCTGCTACTAAGCAGTTTTTCGCTCGGTATCGCTGATTTGCAGGCGCAAGATTTAAAAGTGGGTAGCTACAATATCCGTTATGATAACGACGGGGACCGGCAAAACGGTAATGGGTGGCCTAGCCGACTTCCGGTGATTAGTTCGATCATTGGTCAGGTAGATTTTGATGTTTTTGGTGCGCAGGAGGTTTTACATCACCAGCTTTTGCAGTTGGATAGCTTGATCGGTGACGACTACGCCCACGTAGGTATAGGGCGTGACGATGGGAAGACAAAAGGAGAATATGCGCCCATCTTTTACAAGAAAAGTAAATTTACTGCGCTGGAAAACGGTGTGTTTTGGTTATCTACTACGCCCGAAAAACCTTCAACCGGTTGGGATGCTGCATTGCCACGCATATGTACGTGGTTACACTTGGAAGACAAGGCCTCGAAGAAGCGGTTTTGGTACTTTAACCTGCATATGGATCACGTAGGTACAAAAGCACGGGAAGAAAGTTGTAAACTGGTATTGAAAAAGATACAGCAAATGCTGAAAGCTGACGAGATAGCGGTGCTTACGGGCGATTTTAACGTCGATCAGGAAAACCCGATGTACGAAATTCTGGCCGGATCTGTATTGTTGGAAGATAGCTATTCGGCGGCAGCTTTTCGTTATGCCTGGAACGGCACGTTCAATGCATTCGATGCCAATCTTTTTACGAAGAGCCGCATAGACCATGTATTTGTCACCAAAAATGTGACCGTCAAAAAATACGCGGTCTTGACCGATAGTTACCGTAGTCCAAAAACGATAGACAAGGATATTAAGAAAGGCGATTTTCCGAAAGAACTATCGTTCAAGGATTACATGGTTCGGCTACCGTCTGATCATTTTCCGGTCGTGGTCGATTTGTATTTACATTAG